The following coding sequences lie in one Porphyromonas asaccharolytica DSM 20707 genomic window:
- the rplC gene encoding 50S ribosomal protein L3, with protein sequence MPGLLGKKIGMTSVFSAEGVNVPCTVIEVGPCVVTQVKTADRDGYEAIQLGFQDAKDKHTTRPLQGHFKAAGVTNKRHLAEFMGFGSDYKLGDEITVELFNDTHYVDVHGTSKGKGFQGVVKRHGFGGVGQSTHGQDDRLRAPGSVGACSYPAKVFKGTRMAGQLGNKRVTVQNLEVIKVMPEHNILVLKGSVPGAKGSIIAIEK encoded by the coding sequence ATGCCAGGATTATTAGGAAAGAAAATCGGAATGACTTCCGTATTCAGTGCCGAGGGCGTCAACGTGCCATGCACTGTCATCGAAGTAGGTCCTTGTGTAGTGACTCAAGTAAAAACGGCTGACCGTGATGGGTATGAAGCGATCCAGCTGGGCTTTCAGGATGCTAAAGACAAGCATACGACACGCCCTCTGCAGGGACACTTCAAAGCAGCCGGAGTGACTAACAAGCGCCACTTGGCCGAGTTCATGGGCTTTGGATCGGATTACAAGCTCGGTGATGAGATCACCGTGGAGCTCTTCAACGATACCCACTATGTGGACGTACACGGGACGAGCAAGGGTAAAGGATTCCAAGGCGTAGTCAAGCGTCACGGATTCGGCGGTGTCGGTCAGTCGACACACGGTCAGGATGACCGTCTACGCGCTCCCGGTTCGGTCGGTGCCTGCTCTTACCCCGCAAAGGTCTTCAAGGGTACACGCATGGCTGGACAGCTAGGTAACAAGCGCGTCACGGTACAAAACCTCGAGGTGATCAAAGTAATGCCCGAGCACAACATCCTCGTACTCAAGGGTAGTGTGCCTGGAGCTAAGGGTTCAATCATAGCAATAGAGAAGTAA
- the rpsJ gene encoding 30S ribosomal protein S10: MSQKIRIKLRSYDHMLVDKSAEKIVTAVQNTNALVSGPIPLPTHKRIFTVNRSTFVNKKSREQFELNAHKRLIDIYNASAPTIDALMKLEMPSGVDIEIKY; encoded by the coding sequence ATGAGCCAAAAGATCAGAATCAAGCTGAGGTCATACGACCACATGCTCGTAGACAAGTCTGCCGAGAAGATCGTCACGGCCGTACAGAATACTAATGCGCTGGTCAGTGGTCCTATACCACTGCCCACGCATAAGCGTATCTTTACGGTGAACCGCTCCACCTTCGTCAATAAGAAGAGTCGTGAGCAGTTTGAGCTAAATGCTCACAAGCGTCTGATCGACATCTACAACGCCTCAGCACCTACGATTGATGCGCTGATGAAGCTGGAGATGCCCAGTGGCGTAGATATCGAAATTAAGTATTAA
- the fusA gene encoding elongation factor G translates to MSAIHSKLEQTRNIGIMAHIDAGKTTTSERILFYTGLTHKIGEVHDGAATMDWMAQEQERGITITSAATTTFWTYGDKKYKINLIDTPGHVDFTVEVERSLRILDGAVATFCAVGGVQPQSETVWRQADKYKVPRIAYINKMDRSGANFYEVQRQMVDMLGAKACPIQIPVGEEDSFKGVIDLITMKAIIWHDETMGAEYEIDEIPDDLRADAEEWRDKLLETLAETDETLMEKYFDDPSTITEDEIRTAIRTATLAMEIFPMLCGSSFKNKGVQTLLDAVCAYLPSPVDTPEVVGHALDSDKEEVREVDPDAPMSALAFKIATDPFVGRLCFFRVYSGHIDAGSYVFNSRSGKKERISRLFQMHSNHQNPMETIGTGDIGAGVGFKDIRTGDTLCDENAPLVLESIDFPDPVIGIAVEPKTQKDMDRLGVGLAKLAEEDPTFVVKTNEETGQTVISGMGELHLDIIIDRLKREFKVECNQGQPQVAYKEAVTQTVDLREVYKKQSGGRGKFADIIIKFGPADEDFDGTLQFVDEVKGGNIPKEFIPSVQKGFEKAMKSGVLAGYPLDRLKVTLVDGSFHPVDSDQLSFEVAAMMAFKEASEKASPVLMEPIMQLEVVTPEENMGDVIGDLNKRRGQVEGSEVNRSGAQVIKAKVPLSEMFGYVTALRTITSGRASSTMSFSHYAEVSSSIAKKILEELNGRVDLIK, encoded by the coding sequence ATGTCTGCAATTCATTCTAAGCTCGAGCAAACTCGTAATATCGGCATCATGGCGCACATTGATGCTGGTAAGACGACGACCTCTGAGCGTATTCTCTTCTACACCGGACTAACACACAAGATCGGAGAGGTACACGATGGTGCCGCTACGATGGACTGGATGGCGCAGGAGCAGGAGCGTGGTATCACGATCACCTCTGCTGCTACCACGACCTTCTGGACCTATGGCGATAAGAAGTACAAGATCAACCTGATCGACACCCCAGGACACGTTGACTTTACGGTCGAGGTAGAGCGTTCGCTCCGTATCCTAGATGGTGCTGTGGCTACTTTTTGTGCCGTGGGCGGTGTACAGCCTCAGAGTGAGACTGTATGGCGTCAGGCGGATAAGTATAAGGTGCCACGCATCGCATACATTAACAAGATGGACCGCTCGGGCGCAAACTTCTACGAGGTACAGCGCCAGATGGTCGACATGCTCGGAGCTAAGGCTTGTCCTATCCAGATCCCAGTCGGGGAGGAAGACTCCTTCAAGGGAGTTATAGACTTGATAACCATGAAGGCTATCATCTGGCACGACGAGACCATGGGCGCCGAGTATGAGATCGATGAGATCCCAGACGATCTCCGCGCCGATGCTGAGGAGTGGAGAGATAAGCTCCTAGAGACGCTTGCTGAGACTGACGAGACTCTCATGGAGAAGTACTTTGATGATCCCTCTACGATCACAGAGGACGAGATCCGTACAGCTATCCGTACGGCTACACTAGCGATGGAGATCTTCCCAATGCTATGTGGCTCTTCATTTAAGAATAAGGGCGTACAGACACTCCTAGATGCCGTCTGTGCTTATCTGCCTAGTCCTGTAGATACACCAGAGGTGGTAGGTCATGCACTAGACTCTGACAAGGAAGAGGTGCGTGAGGTCGATCCCGATGCACCTATGAGTGCACTCGCCTTCAAGATCGCTACCGACCCCTTCGTAGGTCGTCTCTGCTTCTTCCGCGTGTACAGTGGTCACATTGACGCTGGTAGCTACGTCTTTAACTCACGCTCTGGCAAGAAGGAGCGTATCTCACGTCTCTTCCAGATGCACTCTAACCACCAGAACCCGATGGAGACTATCGGTACGGGTGATATCGGTGCAGGCGTAGGCTTTAAGGATATTCGTACGGGAGACACACTCTGTGATGAGAATGCACCACTCGTACTGGAGTCTATCGACTTCCCTGATCCTGTGATCGGTATCGCTGTGGAGCCTAAGACGCAGAAGGATATGGATCGTCTCGGTGTCGGACTGGCTAAGCTCGCTGAGGAGGATCCAACGTTTGTTGTCAAGACCAACGAGGAGACGGGTCAGACCGTCATCAGCGGTATGGGTGAGCTACACCTAGACATCATTATAGACCGTCTGAAGCGCGAGTTCAAGGTCGAGTGCAACCAGGGTCAGCCACAGGTGGCTTACAAGGAGGCTGTTACTCAGACTGTCGATCTGCGCGAGGTATACAAGAAGCAGTCAGGTGGTCGTGGTAAGTTCGCTGATATCATCATCAAGTTTGGACCCGCCGATGAGGACTTCGATGGCACCCTACAATTTGTTGATGAGGTCAAGGGCGGTAACATCCCGAAGGAGTTTATCCCCTCTGTCCAGAAGGGCTTTGAGAAGGCTATGAAGAGTGGTGTCCTCGCAGGCTATCCTCTAGATAGGCTCAAGGTGACACTGGTAGATGGTTCTTTCCACCCCGTAGACTCAGATCAGCTCTCTTTTGAGGTGGCAGCTATGATGGCCTTTAAGGAGGCTTCTGAAAAGGCTAGCCCCGTCCTCATGGAGCCTATCATGCAGCTTGAGGTGGTAACACCCGAGGAGAACATGGGTGACGTGATCGGCGACCTCAATAAGCGCCGTGGTCAGGTCGAGGGCTCAGAGGTCAACCGCTCAGGAGCTCAGGTTATCAAGGCTAAGGTGCCCCTAAGCGAGATGTTTGGCTACGTAACCGCCCTACGTACGATCACGAGTGGTCGTGCCTCAAGTACGATGAGCTTCTCACACTACGCAGAGGTCTCCTCGTCAATAGCTAAGAAGATCCTTGAGGAACTCAATGGTCGCGTTGATTTGATAAAGTAA
- the rpsG gene encoding 30S ribosomal protein S7, whose amino-acid sequence MRKAKPKKRQVLPDPVFGDRQVTKFVNHLMYDGKKSLAYSIFYRALDIVKDKMSQEEKSALEIWKAALDNVTPHVEVKSRRIGGATFQVPTEIRPERRESISMKNLIIFARKRGGKTMADKLAAEIMDAYNSQGGAFKRKEDVHRMAEANRAFAHFRF is encoded by the coding sequence ATGAGAAAGGCTAAGCCTAAGAAGAGGCAGGTACTGCCCGATCCCGTATTTGGAGATCGTCAGGTCACAAAGTTTGTGAACCACCTCATGTATGATGGCAAGAAGAGTCTTGCATATAGCATCTTCTACAGAGCCCTTGATATCGTCAAGGATAAGATGTCGCAAGAGGAGAAGAGCGCCCTAGAGATCTGGAAGGCAGCTCTCGATAATGTAACCCCTCACGTAGAGGTCAAGTCTCGTCGTATCGGAGGAGCAACCTTCCAAGTGCCGACAGAGATACGTCCAGAGCGTAGGGAGTCTATCTCCATGAAGAATCTGATCATCTTCGCTCGTAAGCGTGGTGGTAAGACCATGGCTGACAAACTTGCAGCAGAGATCATGGATGCCTACAATAGTCAGGGTGGTGCGTTCAAGCGTAAGGAGGACGTACATCGTATGGCTGAGGCTAACCGTGCCTTCGCACACTTCCGCTTCTAA
- the rpsL gene encoding 30S ribosomal protein S12: MPTIQQLVRKGRETFEEKGKSPALGSCPQRRGVCVRVYTTTPKKPNSAMRKVARVRLTNGKEVNAYIPGEGHNLQEHSIVLVRGGRVKDLPGVRYHIVRGALDTAGVDGRRQRRSKYGAKRPKAK; this comes from the coding sequence ATGCCTACTATCCAACAGTTAGTAAGAAAGGGACGAGAGACCTTTGAGGAAAAAGGTAAGTCTCCAGCCTTAGGTTCATGCCCACAGCGTCGTGGCGTCTGTGTCCGCGTTTACACAACCACTCCTAAGAAGCCTAACTCGGCTATGCGTAAAGTGGCTCGTGTACGTCTGACCAACGGCAAGGAGGTTAATGCCTACATCCCTGGAGAGGGTCACAACCTTCAGGAGCATAGTATCGTCTTGGTGCGTGGCGGTCGTGTCAAGGACCTGCCTGGTGTACGCTACCATATCGTGCGTGGCGCACTCGATACTGCTGGTGTCGACGGACGTCGCCAGCGTCGCTCTAAGTACGGAGCTAAGCGTCCTAAGGCGAAGTAA
- a CDS encoding HAD family hydrolase yields the protein MIDTLVFDFGGVLVDLQPEVSLRRFRELGVQDIDEMLNPYRQLGVFHDLEMGLVGREEFVARLNEHAGTDLTDEQINEAILLFLKGVPQYKFDCLEQLRKKYKIYILSNTNPYIMAYAHSPHFLPATGRTLSDYVDKVYASCEMQTMKPDRAIYEQMIADSGMVPERTLFIDDSTANLEAAAALGLQTLLAVNATDWRPALAARLQHD from the coding sequence GTGATAGATACACTCGTATTTGATTTCGGAGGCGTCTTAGTGGATCTCCAACCGGAGGTGTCGCTAAGACGCTTTCGCGAGCTAGGCGTTCAGGACATCGACGAGATGCTCAATCCGTACCGACAGCTCGGCGTCTTTCACGACCTCGAGATGGGACTCGTGGGGCGCGAGGAGTTTGTCGCACGCCTTAATGAGCATGCCGGCACAGACCTAACCGATGAGCAGATCAATGAGGCGATCCTGCTCTTCCTCAAGGGGGTACCTCAGTACAAGTTTGACTGCCTAGAGCAGCTCCGTAAGAAGTACAAGATCTACATCTTGTCGAATACCAATCCCTACATCATGGCGTATGCCCATAGTCCACACTTCCTCCCCGCTACGGGGCGCACGCTGAGCGACTATGTGGACAAGGTTTATGCCTCCTGCGAGATGCAGACGATGAAGCCTGACCGAGCTATCTACGAGCAGATGATAGCCGACAGCGGCATGGTGCCCGAGCGTACGCTCTTCATCGATGACAGCACCGCCAACCTTGAGGCCGCTGCAGCACTGGGTCTGCAGACACTCCTAGCGGTCAATGCCACCGACTGGCGCCCCGCCCTAGCGGCTCGTCTGCAGCACGATTAG
- a CDS encoding S9 family peptidase: MTAQQGSKQMTPEMLLTMPRVGSYALAPDGKQVIYNVSQPSIKDNNSRTSIYLINSDGSGRTELTAPSAGSEYTPRWSRDGKQIYFMRGTDQGMQLFARTLSDGVERQLTAIDGGIVDYLFSPDETTLLYVQDIKARPVVTDVYPDLDKADARIIEDLMYKHWDEWVSTMPHPFIAKVTAQPITKGLDLLEGEPYEAPMRPFNGIEDIAFSPDGNLIAYACRKKTGLEYSLSTNSDIYLYNVSTGETTNVSEGIMGYDTHPVFSPDGRSLIWIGMEHDGYESDLQVMYLYDLAKKQYRPLTADFEYNIANPTWSADSKTIYFITCREALTHLYSYQLANGKIKQITDGQYDYTGFDMNAEGVCVASRQSMTYPTELYMVNLKNGKATALTEEDKPIMSQLGDLTCEKRWMPTTDGGKMLTWVLYPPHFDKSKQYPSILYCQGGPQSTISQFWSYRWNPRIMAEQGYIVILPNRHGVPGFGKAWNEQISGDYSGQNIRDYLTAADLMKQEPFIAPDRMGAVGASYGGYSVYYLAGVHEGRFAAFIAHAGIFNLEAQYLETEEKWFANWDMGGAPWEKDNATAQRTFANSPHKLVDKWDTPILIIHGEYDFRILASQGMMAFDAAKMRGIPTKMLLFPEETHWVLKPQNALLWQRTFFDWLDRWLKK; the protein is encoded by the coding sequence ATGACTGCACAGCAAGGGTCCAAGCAAATGACCCCAGAGATGCTGCTCACGATGCCTCGTGTAGGGAGCTATGCGCTAGCCCCTGATGGTAAGCAGGTCATCTACAACGTATCTCAGCCCTCTATCAAGGACAACAACAGCCGCACCTCTATCTACCTCATCAATAGCGATGGCTCTGGTCGTACCGAGCTAACCGCTCCCTCGGCTGGTAGCGAGTACACACCACGCTGGAGCCGTGACGGCAAGCAGATATACTTCATGCGTGGCACGGACCAGGGCATGCAGCTCTTCGCACGCACCCTTAGCGATGGGGTAGAGCGTCAGCTCACGGCTATCGACGGGGGAATCGTCGACTATCTCTTCTCGCCAGATGAGACGACACTGCTCTATGTCCAGGATATCAAGGCACGACCCGTCGTCACGGACGTCTATCCTGATCTAGACAAGGCTGACGCACGTATCATCGAGGATCTCATGTACAAGCATTGGGACGAGTGGGTCTCGACGATGCCACACCCCTTCATCGCAAAGGTTACGGCACAGCCCATCACTAAGGGTCTAGACCTACTCGAGGGTGAACCGTATGAGGCTCCTATGCGTCCCTTCAACGGCATCGAGGATATAGCTTTCAGCCCCGATGGCAACCTCATCGCTTACGCTTGTCGCAAGAAGACGGGACTAGAGTACAGTCTCTCGACCAATAGTGATATATACCTATATAATGTATCTACTGGTGAGACGACCAACGTCAGTGAGGGCATCATGGGTTACGATACGCACCCTGTCTTCAGTCCCGATGGTCGCTCACTCATCTGGATCGGTATGGAGCACGACGGCTATGAGTCAGACCTACAGGTGATGTATCTCTACGACTTGGCAAAGAAGCAGTACCGTCCCCTCACGGCCGACTTTGAGTACAATATCGCCAACCCCACCTGGAGTGCCGACAGTAAGACCATCTACTTCATCACTTGCCGAGAGGCACTGACACACCTCTACAGCTATCAGCTAGCTAATGGCAAGATCAAGCAGATCACCGACGGACAGTACGACTACACAGGCTTTGATATGAATGCCGAGGGCGTCTGCGTCGCTTCTCGCCAGTCCATGACCTATCCTACGGAGCTCTATATGGTCAATCTGAAGAACGGCAAGGCTACCGCACTAACTGAGGAGGACAAGCCGATCATGAGTCAGCTAGGCGACCTAACTTGCGAAAAGCGCTGGATGCCTACGACCGACGGCGGTAAGATGCTCACATGGGTACTCTACCCACCACACTTTGATAAGAGCAAGCAGTACCCCTCCATCCTTTACTGTCAGGGAGGTCCGCAAAGCACCATAAGCCAGTTCTGGTCCTATCGCTGGAACCCCCGCATCATGGCTGAGCAGGGCTACATCGTCATCCTGCCCAACCGCCACGGCGTGCCAGGCTTTGGTAAGGCGTGGAACGAGCAGATCAGTGGCGACTATAGCGGTCAGAACATCCGCGACTACCTCACCGCCGCAGACCTGATGAAGCAAGAGCCCTTCATCGCACCAGATCGTATGGGCGCTGTGGGCGCTAGCTACGGTGGGTACTCCGTCTACTACCTAGCTGGTGTACACGAGGGTCGCTTCGCAGCCTTCATCGCACATGCGGGTATCTTCAACCTCGAGGCTCAGTATCTAGAGACCGAGGAGAAGTGGTTTGCCAATTGGGATATGGGCGGTGCTCCTTGGGAAAAGGACAACGCTACCGCTCAGCGCACCTTTGCCAATTCACCGCACAAGCTGGTCGACAAGTGGGATACGCCTATCCTGATCATTCACGGTGAGTATGACTTCCGCATACTTGCCTCGCAAGGTATGATGGCCTTTGACGCCGCTAAGATGCGTGGTATACCTACGAAGATGCTACTCTTCCCCGAGGAGACGCACTGGGTCCTCAAGCCTCAGAATGCACTCCTATGGCAGCGCACCTTTTTTGACTGGCTCGATCGTTGGCTCAAGAAGTAA
- a CDS encoding leucine-rich repeat domain-containing protein, which translates to MKKLLPTLLCLLALFSLPMYGQESVIKLTTHMKPTDRFNISIKCDGTPKVEGASGMESGGSPMWDGSVNYQLSVKQPELTITGTNITLCTIGQDSIYSLDVTGCPTLEELTCPGNYLTEIDLSKSVKLKTFICYNNDITSIDLSNCPELYQFDCNANPITAIDLKANSELTFLTCGSTKVQKLDLSGCTKLEELIAPNTSVEEIDLSGLSYLTEVNCNQNSNLRKLTLAGNTALRNLEAGNCAIEQIDLSEATALTYLILSNNQLSTFTASNPSVETIDLRNNKLQEITLPECKNLQSVTLYNNFIKGAAMTAFMNSLPEAKKSSYFRAPKIELITTDNAQERNICLVSDVKIATDKGWEVFGNSESTSTVSPYAGAALYPVTLEVAKHGKAQLTGADDLTAIPERTELKLTMTPDEGYVVDRVYCNHELLEVDGNEMTIVVREETLVEVFFKDPLSINPIEDSAQVKLFPTVADQLLTVTGLMPQEQISIYTLSGVRLATIEADLQGTVSVDLSTYSEGGYLLQHQGGAARFVVKH; encoded by the coding sequence ATGAAAAAACTGCTACCCACTCTGCTATGTCTCTTAGCACTCTTTTCTCTCCCGATGTATGGTCAGGAGAGCGTTATTAAGCTGACGACTCATATGAAGCCCACGGATCGCTTTAACATCTCTATCAAGTGCGATGGCACGCCCAAGGTCGAGGGGGCCTCTGGCATGGAGAGTGGAGGATCTCCCATGTGGGACGGATCTGTCAACTACCAGCTCTCTGTCAAGCAGCCTGAACTAACGATCACTGGTACAAACATCACGCTCTGTACCATAGGACAGGACAGTATCTACTCTCTCGATGTCACAGGATGCCCTACGCTCGAAGAGCTCACCTGCCCGGGTAACTACCTTACCGAGATCGATCTGAGCAAGTCGGTCAAGCTGAAGACCTTTATATGCTACAACAACGACATCACGAGCATCGATCTGAGTAACTGCCCCGAGCTGTATCAGTTCGACTGCAACGCAAACCCAATAACTGCCATCGACTTAAAAGCAAATAGTGAGCTCACGTTCCTCACTTGTGGCTCTACAAAAGTTCAGAAACTCGACCTCTCCGGCTGTACCAAGCTCGAGGAGCTGATCGCTCCAAACACCTCCGTAGAGGAGATAGACCTCTCCGGGCTCAGCTATCTGACAGAGGTCAACTGTAACCAAAACAGTAACCTACGCAAGCTAACCCTCGCAGGTAATACAGCGCTAAGGAATCTCGAAGCTGGCAACTGCGCCATAGAGCAGATAGACCTTTCCGAGGCAACGGCACTCACCTACTTGATCTTGAGCAATAATCAGCTCTCAACCTTTACAGCATCCAATCCTTCTGTAGAGACCATCGACCTGAGGAATAATAAGCTACAGGAGATAACCCTCCCTGAGTGCAAGAACCTGCAGTCCGTCACGCTTTACAACAACTTCATCAAGGGTGCCGCTATGACAGCCTTTATGAACTCCCTCCCAGAGGCTAAGAAGTCGTCCTACTTCCGTGCTCCTAAGATCGAGCTGATCACTACGGACAATGCTCAGGAGCGCAACATCTGTCTCGTCTCGGATGTTAAGATCGCAACAGATAAGGGGTGGGAGGTCTTTGGCAATAGTGAGTCGACATCGACCGTATCCCCCTATGCAGGTGCTGCTCTTTATCCAGTCACGCTAGAGGTAGCAAAGCATGGTAAGGCTCAGCTCACAGGTGCTGACGATCTGACTGCAATCCCTGAGCGTACTGAGCTAAAGCTCACGATGACCCCCGACGAGGGCTATGTCGTAGATCGTGTCTACTGCAACCACGAGCTCCTAGAGGTCGATGGCAATGAGATGACCATCGTAGTCAGAGAGGAGACTCTAGTAGAGGTCTTCTTCAAGGATCCCCTAAGCATCAACCCGATAGAGGATAGCGCACAGGTCAAGCTCTTCCCGACCGTCGCTGATCAGCTACTCACCGTCACAGGTCTGATGCCACAGGAGCAGATCTCCATCTACACCCTCTCAGGTGTACGCCTCGCAACGATCGAGGCTGATCTCCAAGGCACGGTCTCTGTAGACCTCTCCACTTATTCTGAGGGTGGCTACCTACTACAGCATCAAGGTGGGGCTGCTCGCTTCGTCGTCAAGCATTAA
- a CDS encoding leucine-rich repeat domain-containing protein — translation MRQLKDMKRLPLLLSTFLLCSALSGAAQTQTAPYAGNAQIVIATDAAVGDKLKVLIESPAGAENVWIDLNNNGVCDPGERYEYVQYRYNSFTISSREQITIHGEISYLDLSSNKLTKLDLTAASKALAALYAHHNQITELDIAGMSSLNLLSLDFNQLTQLDVSSNEKLLMLSATDNALESVTLPSGTSALINRVYLYNNRLSSETIHKLIERLPQRQVTNKARIYLLDSTSPTEQNKCAPEDVALANQRAWDIYDWLGGENEGRNPYAGSHVGTTPTYSSVAPRPHIVVTEQGIELSELAPGIHIELCSMSGISVASAESDGTGYAEIPTSLLPQGVYLLLSADWCERLLL, via the coding sequence ATGAGACAACTAAAGGATATGAAGCGACTACCTCTCTTATTATCCACCTTTCTGCTCTGCTCAGCTCTCTCAGGAGCTGCGCAGACGCAGACTGCGCCGTATGCTGGCAATGCTCAGATCGTCATCGCCACCGATGCTGCGGTAGGCGATAAGCTAAAGGTCCTGATCGAGTCTCCCGCGGGTGCCGAAAACGTATGGATAGACCTCAATAACAATGGAGTCTGCGATCCAGGCGAGCGCTATGAGTACGTTCAGTATCGGTACAACTCCTTTACGATCTCCTCGAGAGAGCAGATTACCATCCATGGGGAGATATCTTATCTAGATCTCTCCAGCAATAAGTTGACTAAACTCGATCTGACCGCTGCTAGCAAAGCCCTAGCTGCTCTCTATGCGCATCATAATCAGATCACTGAGCTAGACATCGCAGGGATGAGTAGTCTCAATCTGCTCTCACTAGATTTTAACCAGCTGACCCAGCTAGATGTCAGTAGCAATGAGAAGCTCTTGATGCTCTCTGCGACAGACAATGCGCTAGAGTCTGTAACGCTCCCAAGCGGTACCTCAGCACTTATCAACCGTGTCTATCTCTACAACAATCGCTTGTCGAGTGAGACTATCCACAAGCTCATCGAGCGACTGCCACAGCGTCAAGTCACCAACAAGGCTCGTATCTATCTGCTAGACAGCACCAGCCCTACAGAGCAAAACAAGTGCGCTCCAGAGGATGTAGCGCTAGCCAATCAGCGTGCTTGGGATATCTACGACTGGCTCGGTGGTGAAAACGAAGGACGCAATCCCTATGCTGGCAGCCATGTCGGCACGACACCTACATATAGTAGTGTCGCACCCCGCCCACATATCGTCGTCACAGAGCAGGGCATCGAGCTCTCAGAGCTTGCCCCTGGCATTCATATAGAGCTATGCTCCATGAGTGGCATCTCTGTCGCCAGCGCCGAGAGCGACGGCACAGGATATGCAGAGATTCCCACGAGCCTACTGCCACAAGGGGTCTATCTACTCCTCAGCGCAGACTGGTGCGAGAGACTCCTCCTCTAG